The following coding sequences are from one Pararge aegeria chromosome 13, ilParAegt1.1, whole genome shotgun sequence window:
- the LOC120628670 gene encoding bombyxin A-3 homolog produces the protein MKTQTVLLLLACLGLVSLASSQNTYCGRRLATTLDLLCDGHLIKRSEPHHARPRFEARWPWIQASQAHSMGNRRKRQVVSECCEKPCTVDELMTYCGF, from the exons ATGAAGACCCAGACTGTATTGTTACTCCTCGCCTGCTTAG GTCTGGTATCACTGGCGTCGTCCCAAAATACATACTGCGGGAGACGTTTAGCTACAACGCTGGACCTTCTTTGCGATGGCCACCTGATCAAGAGGTCTGAGCCCCACCACGCTCGGCCCCGCTTCGAGGCCAGATGGCCCTGGATTCAAGCGAGTCAAGCTCACAGCATGGGTAACAGGAGGAAGCGACAGGTTGTCTCCGAATGCTGCGAGAAACCCTGCACCGTAGACGAACTGATGACTTACTGCGGCTTCTAA